A stretch of Capricornis sumatraensis isolate serow.1 chromosome 10, serow.2, whole genome shotgun sequence DNA encodes these proteins:
- the ARIH2 gene encoding E3 ubiquitin-protein ligase ARIH2 isoform X2, with product MLSAIGCILPMALVSHSVAKLILVNFHWQVAEILDRYKSNSAQLLVEARVQPNPSKHVPPAHSPHHCAVCMQFVRKENLLSLACQHQFCRSCWEQHCSVLVKDGVGVGVSCMAQDCPLRTPEDFVFPLLPNEELRDKYRRYLFRDYVESHYQLQLCPGADCPMVIRVQEPRARRVQCNRCNEVFCFKCRQMYHAPTDCATIRKWLTKCADDSETANYISAHTKDCPKCNICIEKNGGCNHMQCSKCKHDFCWMCLGDWKTHGSEYYECSRYKENPDIVNQSQQAQAREALKKYLFYFERWENHNKSLQLEAQTYQRIHEKIQERVMNNLGTWIDWQYLQNAAKLLAKCRYTLQYTYPYAYYMESGPRKKLFEYQQAQLEAEIENLSWKVERADSYDRGDLENQMHIAEQRRRTLLKDFHDT from the exons GCAAGTTGCCGAGATACTGGACAG ATACAAGTCTAATTCTGCCCAGCTGCTCGTTGAGGCTCGAGTTCAGCCTAATCCATCAAAACAT GTGCCCCCAGCCCACTCCCCTCACCACTGCGCAGTGTGTATGCAGTTTGTGCGGAAGGAAAACCTCCTCTCTCTGGCCTGCCAGCACCAGTTCTGCCGCAGCTGCTGGGAGCAGCACTGCTCCGTGCTCGTCAAGGACGGCGTGGGTGTGG GTGTCTCTTGCATGGCTCAGGACTGCCCACTTCGAACACCAGAGGACTTCGTGTTTCCATTGCTGCCCAATGAAGAACTGAGAGATAAATACAGGCGCTACCTCTTCAGGGACTATGTGGAG AGTCACTACCAGCTCCAGCTATGCCCTGGTGCAGACTGCCCCATGGTTATCCGGGTACAGGAGCCCAGAGCTCGCCGAGTACAGTGCAATCGGTGCAACGAGGTCTTCTG TTTCAAGTGTCGTCAGATGTATCACGCCCCCACAGACTGCGCCACAATCCGGAAATGGCTCACGAAGTGTGCAGACGACTCTGAAACAGCCAACTACATTAGTGCCCACACTAAAGAC TGTCCCAAGTGCAACATCTGCATTGAGAAGAACGGCGGCTGCAATCACATG CAATGCTCCAAGTGTAAACACG ACTTCTGCTGGATGTGTCTAGGAGATTGGAAGACCCACGGCAGCGAGTACTATGAGTGTAGCCGGTACAAGGAGAACCCCGACATCGTCAACCAGAGCCAGCAAGCCCAGGCCAGGGAGGCCCTCAAGAAGTACTTGTTCTACTTTGAGAGG TGGGAAAACCACAACAAGAGCTTGCAGCTGGAGGCACAGACATACCAGCGGATTCACGAGAAGATCCAGGAGAGGGTCATGAATAACCTGGGGACCTGGATCGACTGGCAGTACCTCCAGAACGCTGCCAAGCTCTTGGCCAAG TGTCGATACACCCTGCAGTACACGTATCCGTACGCCTACTACATGGAGTCCGGGCCCAGGAAGAAGCTG TTTGAATACCAGCAGGCTCAGCTGGAGGCTGAGATTGAAAACCTGTCGTGGAAGGTGGAGCGGGCGGACAGCTATGACAGAGGG GACTTAGAGAACCAGATGCACATAGCAGAGCAGCGGAGGAGAACGCTGCTGAAGGACTTCCACGACACCTAG
- the WDR6 gene encoding tRNA (34-2'-O)-methyltransferase regulator WDR6, producing MDAHEDYVWPRATSELILLPVTGLECVGERLLAGEGPDVLVYTLDFGGHLRMMKRVQNLLGHYLIHGFRVRPEPNRDLDSEVMVAAFGSKGLRVVKISWGQGRFRELWRSGLWNMSDWIWDARWLEGNIALALGHNSVVLYDPVVGCSLQDVPCTDRCTLSSACLIGDTWKELTVVAGAVSNQLLVWYPAAALKDDKPVAPDRRVSGHVGVIFSMSYLESKGLLATASEDRSVRIWKVGDLRVPGGRVQNIGHCFGHSARVWQVKLLENYLISAGEDCVCLVWSHEGEILQAFRGHQGRGIRALAAHERQAWVITGGDDSGIRLWHLVGRGHPGSGVFALSFKSHSRPGVLKAVTLAGSWRVLAVTDTGALYLYDLEVKCWEQLLEDVHFQSYCLLEAAPGPEGFGLCALANGEGRVKVVPINTPTAAVDLTLFPGKVYSLSWALRGYEELLLLASGPGGVVACLEVSAAPSGKAIFVKERCRYLLPPSKQRWHTCSAFLPPGDFLVCGDRRGSVLLYPSRPELLKDLGVVSKVGAITSAPGAGSGEGEPSLAEWGPVSTLPSLHGKQGVTSVTCHGGYVYTTGRDGSYYQLFVRGGQLQPVLRQKPCRGMNWVAGVRMVADGSMVILGFHANEFVVWSPRSHEKLHVISCGGGHRSWAFSDTEAAMAFAYLKDGDVMLYRALGGCTRPHVILRESLHGREITCVKRVGSISLGPESGVPSFLQPDHPEPGEPVEPGSEGPGLIDIVITCSEDTTVCVLALPTATGSAHALTAVCNHISSVRAVAVWGVGIPGGPQDPQPGLTAHVVSAGGRAEMHCFTIMVTPDPSPPSRLACHVMHLSSHRLDEYWDRQRHRHRMVKVDPETRYMSLAVCELDRPGLGPLVAAACSDGAVRLFLLQDSGRRLQLLAETFHHKRCVLKVHAFTHEAPNQRRRLFLCSAATDGSLAFWDLTTMLDQGSPALEAAADPGLPCQLGSPCLTVQAHSCGVNSLHTLPTREGHLVASGSEDGSLHVFVLAVEMPELEEAVGAAELLPQLQVLEEYSVPCAHAAHVTGLKILSPSLMVSASIDQRLTFWRLGHGEPTFMNSTVYHVADVADMDCWPVSPEFGHRCALGGQGLEVYNWYD from the exons ATGGACGCTCACGAGGACTACGTTTGGCCGCGGGCAACCTCAGAGCTCATACTCCTCCCGGTAACGGGTCTGGAGTGCGTGGGGGAGCGGCTGTTGGCGG GTGAGGGGCCAGATGTCCTGGTATACACCTTGGATTTCGGTGGACATCTGCGGATGATGAAGCGAGTGCAGAACCTGCTTGGCCACTATCTTATCCATGGGTTCCGAGTGCGACCAGAACCCAACAGAGACCTTGACTCAGAGGTCATGGTGGCGGCGTTTGGCAGCAAGGGCCTCCGAGTTGTGAAAATTAGCTGGGGACAGGGCCGCTTCCGGGAGCTGTGGCGCTCTGGCCTGTGGAACATGTCTGATTGGATCTGGGATGCCCGTTGGCTCGAGGGGAACATTGCCTTGGCCCTGGGCCACAACTCGGTGGTGCTGTATGACCCCGTGGTAGGGTGCAGCCTGCAGGATGTGCCCTGCACAGACAGGTGCACCCTCTCCTCGGCCTGTCTGATCGGAGACACCTGGAAGGAGCTGACCGTAGTGGCTGGCGCTGTTTCCAACCAGCTCCTGGTCTGGTACCCAGCAGCTGCTCTAAAAGACGATAAGCCCGTAGCCCCCGACCGACGGGTCAGTGGGCACGTGGGAGTCATCTTCAGCATGTCTTACCTAGAAAGCAAGGGCTTATTGGCCACAGCTTCCGAGGATCGAAGCGTTCGCATCTGGAAGGTGGGTGACCTGCGGGTTCCTGGGGGCCGGGTCCAGAATATTGGGCACTGCTTTGGGCACAGCGCCCGTGTCTGGCAGGTCAAGCTCCTCGAGAATTACCTTATCAGTGCAGGAGAAGACTGCGTCTGCTTGGTGTGGAGCCATGAAGGCGAAATCCTCCAGGCCTTTCGGGGCCACCAGGGCCGTGGGATCCGAGCCCTAGCGGCCCATGAGAGGCAGGCCTGGGTGATCACTGGGGGTGATGACTCAGGCATCCGGCTGTGGCACCTGGTAGGGCGTGGGCACCCGGGTTCGGGGGTCTTCGCGCTCTCCTTCAAGTCTCACAGCAGGCCAGGTGTCCTCAAGGCCGTGACGCTGGCTGGCTCGTGGCGAGTACTGGCCGTGACCGACACAGGGGCCCTGTACCTGTATGACCTCGAGGTCAAGTGCTGGGAGCAGCTGCTGGAGGACGTGCACTTTCAGTCCTACTGCCTCCTGGAGGCAGCCCCTGGTCCCGAGGGCTTCGGACTGTGTGCCCTGGCCAACGGGGAAGGGCGCGTCAAGGTTGTCCCCATCAACACTCCGACTGCAGCTGTGGACCTGACCCTGTTCCCAGGGAAGGTGTACAGCCTGAGCTGGGCCTTGAGAGGCTATGAGGAGCTTCTGTTGCTGGCCTCGGGCCCAGGTGGCGTGGTGGCTTGCCTGGAAGTCTCTGCAGCGCCTTCTGGCAAGGCCATCTTCGTCAAGGAACGTTGCCGCTACCTCCTGCCTCCAAGCAAGCAGAGGTGGCACACGTGCAGTGCCTTCCTCCCCCCAGGTGACTTCCTGGTGTGTGGGGACCGCCGGGGCTCCGTGTTGCTGTACCCCTCCCGACCAGAGCTGCTCAAGGATCTTGGGGTGGTGAGCAAGGTTGGGGCGATTACCTCAGCGCCCGGAGCAGGCAGTGGTGAGGGGGAGCCCTCCTTGGCTGAGTGGGGCCCTGTGTCCACCCTCCCTTCTCTGCACGGGAAACAGGGTGTGACCTCGGTCACCTGCCACGGTGGCTACGTGTACACCACAGGGCGTGACGGTTCCTACTACCAGCTCTTTGTGCGAGGCGGGCAGCTCCAGCCAGTGCTAAGGCAGAAGCCCTGTCGGGGGATGAACTGGGTGGCTGGGGTCCGTATGGTGGCTGACGGGAGCATGGTCATCCTGGGTTTCCACGCCAATGAGTTCGTGGTGTGGAGCCCCCGGTCGCATGAGAAGCTGCACGTCATCAGTTGCGGTGGAGGGCACCGCTCCTGGGCCTTCTCTGACACTGAGGCAGCGATGGCCTTCGCCTACCTCAAGGATGGCGATGTGATGCTCTACCGGGCTCTGGGTGGCTGCACGCGGCCACATGTGATTCTCCGGGAGAGCCTGCACGGCCGGGAGATCACTTGTGTAAAGCGTGTGGGCAGCATCAGCCTGGGGCCTGAGTCTGGGGTGCCCAGCTTCCTGCAGCCTGACCACCCGGAGCCTGGCGAGCCTGTCGAGCCCGGCAGTGAGGGCCCTGGCCTGATCGACATCGTGATCACGTGCAGCGAGGACACCACCGTCTGTGTCCTGGCGCTCCCCACGGCCACGGGCTCAGCCCATGCGCTTACAGCGGTTTGTAACCACATCTCTTCGGTGCGTGCGGTGGCTGTGTGGGGTGTTGGCATCCCGGGTGGCCCTCAGGATCCTCAGCCAGGCCTGACCGCCCATGTGGTGTCCGCGGGGGGCAGGGCTGAGATGCACTGCTTCACAATCATGGTCACCCCAGACCCCAGCCCCCCAAGCCGTCTTGCCTGCCACGTCATGCACCTTTCATCACACCGGCTAGATGAATACTGGGACCGGCAGCGCCACCGGCACCGGATGGTCAAGGTGGACCCTGAGACCAG GTACATGTCCCTAGCTGTGTGTGAGCTGGACCGGCCTGGCCTTGGCCCGCTTGTGGCTGCTGCCTGTAGTGATGGGGCAGTGAG gctctTCCTCTTGCAGGACTCTGGGCGGCGACTGCAGCTGCTGGCTGAAACCTTCCACCACAAGCGCTGTGTCCTCAAGGTGCACGCCTTCACACACGAGGCACCCAATCAGCGCCG GAGGCTGTTCCTGTGCAGCGCAGCTACCGATGGCAGCTTGGCCTTCTGGGACCTCACCACCATGCTGGACCAAGGCTCCCCTGCCCTGGAGGCTGCAGCGGACCCTGGGCTGCCCTGCC aGCTGGGCAGCCCCTGCCTGACTGTGCAGGCTCACAGCTGTGGCGTCAATAGCTTGCACACTCTGCCCACCCGTGAGGGCCACCTTGTGGCCAGTGGCAGCGAGGACGGCTCCCTCCACGTCTTTGTGCTTGCCGTGGAGATGCCGGAGCTGGAGGAGGCTGTGGGGGCTGCCGAGCTGCTGCCCCAGCTGCAAGTGCTGGAGGAGTACTCCGTCCCCTGTGCCCACGCTGCCCACGTGACAGGCCTCAAGATCTTAAGCCCCAGCCTCATGGTCTCGGCCTCCATCGACCAACGGCTGACCTTCTGGCGTTTGGGGCACGGTGAACCCACCTTTATGAATAGCACAGTGTACCACGTAGCAGATGTGGCCGACATGGACTGCTGGCCCGTGAGCCCAGAGTTTGGCCACCGTTGTGCTCTGGGGGGCCAGGGCCTTGAGGTCTACAACTGGTACGACTAA
- the P4HTM gene encoding transmembrane prolyl 4-hydroxylase — translation MAAAAAAATGPRPEAASPQWPPRHHDPAEAAAGLGDGEDAPVRPLCKPRGICSRAYFLVLMVFVHLYLGNVLALLLFVHYSNGDESSDPGPQRRAQGPGPAPTVAPLTRLEGIKVGHERKIQLVADRDHFIRTLSLKPLLFEIPGFLSDEECRLVIHLAQMKGLQRSQILPTEEYEEAMGTMQISPLDLFQLLDQNHDGRLQLREVLAQNRLGNGRWMTPENIQEMYSAMKADPDGDGVLSLQEFSNMDLRDFHKYMRSHRAESSQLVRNSHHTWLYQGEGAHHVMRAIRQRVLRLTRLSPEIVELSEPLQVVRYGEGGHYHAHVDSGPVYPETICSHTKLVANESVPFETSCRYMTVLFYLNNVTGGGETVFPVADNRTYDEMSLIQDDVDLRDTRRHCDKGNLRVKPRQGTAVFWYNYLPDGQGWVGDVDDYSLHGGCLVTRGTKWIANNWINVDPSRARQALFQQEMARLAREGGADSQPEWALDRAYRDTRVEL, via the exons atggcggcggcggcggcggcggcgacaggCCCGCGGCCTGAAGCTGCGAGTCCGCAGTGGCCGCCACGGCATCACGACCCGGCCGAGGCTGCGGCGGGGCTGGGCGACGGCGAGGACGCGCCGGTCCGGCCGCTGTGCAAGCCCCGCGGCATCTGCTCGCGCGCCTACTTCCTGGTGCTGATGGTGTTCGTCCACCTGTACCTGGGAAACGTGCTGGCGCTGCTGCTCTTCGTGCACTACAGCAACGGCGACGAGAGCAGCGACCCCGGGCCCCAGCGCCGCGCCCAGGGCCCCGGGCCCGCGCCCACCGTGGCTCCCCTCACCCGGCTGGAGGGCATCAAG GTGGGGCATGAGCGCAAGATCCAGCTGGTCGCCGACAGGGATCACTTCATCCGAACCCTCAGTCTCAAGCCGCTGCTCTTCG AGATCCCCGGCTTCCTGAGCGATGAGGAGTGTCGGCTCGTCATCCACCTGGCGCAGATGAAAGGGCTGCAGCGCAGCCAGATCCTGCCCACCGAGGAGTACGAGGAAGCGATGGGCACAATGCAGATCAGCCCGCTGGACCTCTTCCAGCTGCTGGATCAGAACCACGATGGCCGCCTGCAGCTGCGTGAG GTCCTGGCCCAGAACCGCCTGGGGAATGGACGGTGGATGACTCCAGAGAACATTCAGGAGATGTACTCTGCCATGAAGGCTGACCCTGACGGGGATG GAGTGCTGAGCCTGCAGGAGTTCTCCAACATGGACCTTCGCGACTTCCACAAGTACATGAGGAGCCACAGGGCGGAGTCCAGCCAGCTGGTGCGGAACAGCCATCACACGTGGCTCTACCAGGGCGAAGGCGCCCACCACGTCATGCGCGCCATCCGCCAGAG GGTGCTGCGCCTCACCCGCCTGTCACCCGAGATCGTGGAGCTCAGCGAGCCGCTTCAGGTCGTGCGGTATGGCGAGGGAGGCCACTACCATGCCCATGTGGACAGTGGGCCCGTGTACCCAGAGACCATCTGCTCCCACACCAAGCTGGTAGCCAATGAATCTGTACCCTTCGAAACCTCCTGCCG CTACATGACAGTGCTGTTTTATTTGAACAACGTCACCGGTGGGGGCGAGACTGTCTTCCCTGTAGCAGACAACAGAACCTATGATGAAATG AGTCTGATTCAAGATGATGTTGACCTCCGTGACACTCGGAGGCACTGTGACAAGGGGAACCTGCGTGTCAAGCCCCGCCAGGGCACAGCTGTCTTCTGGTACAACTACCTGCCTGATGGGCAAG GTTGGGTGGGCGACGTGGACGACTACTCGCTGCACGGGGGCTGCCTGGTCACGCGCGGCACTAAGTGGATCGCCAACAACTGGATCAACGTGGACCCCAGCCGGGCGCGGCAGGCGCTGTTCCAGCAGGAGATGGCGCGCCTGGCCCGCGAAGGTGGCGCCGACTCCCAGCCGGAGTGGGCCTTGGACCGGGCCTACCGCGACACGCGCGTGGAACTCTGA